The following proteins are co-located in the Polystyrenella longa genome:
- a CDS encoding nucleoside hydrolase, whose protein sequence is MTKIQSVFVTGLAVVILWSISCSGYAAEQTRVIVDADTANEIDDLYAIVRALVAPEFKVEGITSAHYTRSTQPNETVQNSQKLNEEILAAMGLSDTLPHPIGGDRSMSSPTDPVDSPAARLIIERAHAGGPDDKLVVFALGACTNLASALVLDPSIESKVVFAFIDGDYKNGQWGPGIFNWKNDIHAVKAIFESNVEYIHMPAPTVSVQMSLTKKDVDEHLKGKGGVWDLLVNRWETFPRTAKKPSKTMWDIALIEVVIHPELGTSVIVGAPKIHHATKVEQYPENPRQVKVFEAIDPEGMQRDFWEAMDVAIAKEKAAP, encoded by the coding sequence ATGACTAAAATACAAAGCGTTTTCGTTACCGGCCTCGCTGTTGTGATTCTCTGGAGTATAAGTTGTTCGGGTTATGCAGCCGAACAGACAAGAGTCATCGTCGACGCCGACACTGCCAACGAGATCGATGATTTGTATGCGATTGTCCGGGCATTGGTGGCTCCTGAATTCAAGGTTGAAGGGATTACCTCTGCTCACTACACCCGCTCGACTCAGCCCAATGAAACGGTACAAAACAGCCAGAAACTCAACGAAGAAATTCTGGCGGCCATGGGTCTGAGTGATACCCTTCCTCACCCCATTGGTGGTGATCGGTCAATGTCCTCCCCCACCGATCCTGTAGATTCGCCGGCCGCACGTCTCATCATCGAGCGTGCCCACGCGGGAGGCCCCGATGATAAACTGGTTGTCTTTGCGTTGGGCGCCTGCACGAATCTGGCGTCGGCCCTCGTGCTGGACCCCTCCATCGAGTCGAAAGTTGTCTTTGCTTTTATTGATGGCGACTATAAAAACGGCCAATGGGGCCCGGGGATCTTCAACTGGAAGAATGATATCCATGCGGTTAAGGCGATCTTCGAGTCGAATGTGGAATACATTCATATGCCGGCACCGACGGTCAGCGTGCAGATGTCACTCACCAAGAAAGACGTGGACGAACACTTGAAAGGAAAAGGGGGCGTCTGGGATCTTCTCGTTAATCGCTGGGAAACATTTCCCCGGACGGCAAAAAAACCTTCTAAGACCATGTGGGACATCGCCCTGATCGAGGTCGTGATTCATCCGGAACTCGGAACGTCCGTTATCGTGGGCGCTCCCAAGATTCACCATGCGACGAAGGTGGAGCAATATCCCGAGAATCCGCGTCAGGTCAAGGTATTCGAGGCGATCGACCCGGAAGGAATGCAACGCGATTTCTGGGAAGCGATGGATGTCGCGATTGCGAAAGAAAAAGCCGCTCCTTAA
- a CDS encoding FG-GAP repeat domain-containing protein, translated as MRGLSLLAALFSIVCSLSLVLSAAEPEAEHDMVMLDYNQPDLVVDLGVGLWSFPMPIDYDHDGDLDLVVSCPDKPYNGTYFFENPDGNVKFPVFKPGVKIGFGSHNMWAGQAGDQISAMLPGREFSNFTEKQFSDERKLPVDGRLNLKKEIKTRANQWSYADYNGDGVLDLVVGMGEWQDYGWDDAYNDEGEWTNGPLHGFVYVLINKGSYENPDYAEPEKIQAGGAPVDVYGRPTPNFADFDNDGDLDLMCGEFVDKFTYFENIGSRTEPEYASGQYLMHDGEPLTMELEMITPYAVDWDGDNDVDLVVGDEDGRVALVEHTGKVENGQPVFLPPVYFQQQANHIKFGALATPYGYDWDGDGDEDVLCGNTAGHIALFENLGGGETPKFAGPELLEADGKTIRIMAGPNGSIQGPCESKWGYTTLTVADWNGDDLPDIMANSIWGKIVWYENIGTRTEPKLAAEKPVEVEWDGPAPKPAWFWWTPEGKALVTQWRTTPSMVDFNEDGLMDLVMLDHEGYFAFFERTQQDGQMKLQPGKRIFVDENGELFQPNPKRAGGSGRRKIQIVDWNGDGKLDVLMNSINADLYLNEGTKDGKVVLSHQGPLAERKVSGHSSSPTVVDWNKDGIPDLLVGAEDGHLYYKRNPRSDK; from the coding sequence ATGCGTGGTTTGTCTCTTTTGGCCGCTTTGTTTTCTATCGTCTGCTCCCTCTCGCTGGTTCTGTCGGCTGCCGAACCGGAAGCGGAGCACGATATGGTGATGCTCGATTACAATCAGCCCGATCTGGTTGTTGACCTGGGAGTAGGTCTCTGGTCGTTCCCGATGCCTATCGACTACGACCATGATGGCGACCTGGATCTCGTCGTCTCCTGCCCCGACAAACCATACAACGGAACTTACTTCTTCGAGAACCCGGACGGAAATGTGAAGTTTCCTGTTTTTAAACCGGGCGTGAAAATCGGCTTCGGATCTCACAATATGTGGGCAGGTCAAGCAGGCGATCAAATCTCGGCGATGCTACCGGGTCGCGAGTTCAGCAACTTCACTGAAAAACAATTCTCAGACGAACGTAAGCTGCCCGTTGACGGAAGACTGAACTTAAAGAAAGAGATCAAGACTCGTGCCAACCAATGGTCCTATGCGGACTACAACGGAGACGGCGTTCTGGACCTCGTCGTTGGCATGGGGGAGTGGCAAGACTACGGCTGGGACGACGCTTACAACGATGAAGGCGAATGGACCAACGGACCCCTGCATGGTTTTGTTTACGTCCTGATCAACAAAGGATCTTACGAGAATCCTGATTACGCTGAGCCGGAAAAGATTCAAGCCGGCGGTGCCCCGGTCGATGTCTACGGTCGTCCCACACCGAACTTCGCCGACTTTGATAATGATGGCGATCTGGACCTGATGTGTGGTGAGTTCGTCGACAAGTTCACCTACTTTGAAAACATCGGTTCACGGACAGAACCCGAATACGCCAGTGGCCAGTACCTGATGCACGACGGTGAACCCCTGACAATGGAACTGGAGATGATCACTCCCTACGCCGTCGATTGGGATGGCGATAACGATGTCGACCTGGTCGTCGGAGACGAAGATGGCCGCGTCGCTCTGGTCGAGCATACGGGCAAAGTTGAGAACGGTCAGCCTGTCTTCCTCCCCCCTGTTTACTTCCAACAGCAGGCTAATCACATTAAGTTCGGCGCGCTTGCCACACCGTACGGGTACGACTGGGATGGTGATGGTGACGAAGATGTACTCTGTGGAAACACGGCCGGACACATTGCGTTGTTCGAAAATCTGGGTGGCGGAGAAACCCCTAAGTTTGCCGGCCCCGAACTACTGGAAGCGGATGGCAAAACAATCCGCATCATGGCTGGTCCGAATGGTTCGATTCAGGGACCGTGCGAATCCAAATGGGGTTACACCACGTTAACCGTCGCAGACTGGAACGGCGACGACTTGCCGGACATCATGGCGAACTCAATCTGGGGTAAAATCGTCTGGTACGAAAACATCGGTACGCGTACCGAACCCAAACTGGCTGCCGAAAAACCAGTCGAAGTTGAATGGGATGGCCCTGCGCCGAAACCGGCCTGGTTCTGGTGGACGCCCGAAGGCAAAGCGCTCGTCACCCAGTGGCGCACGACTCCGTCGATGGTGGACTTTAATGAAGATGGTCTGATGGATTTGGTCATGCTCGATCATGAAGGCTACTTCGCTTTCTTCGAACGAACCCAGCAGGATGGCCAAATGAAACTTCAACCGGGCAAACGCATCTTTGTTGATGAGAACGGTGAACTCTTCCAACCGAATCCAAAACGGGCTGGGGGAAGTGGGCGTCGTAAAATTCAGATCGTCGACTGGAATGGCGATGGCAAACTGGACGTGTTGATGAACAGCATCAATGCGGACCTCTACCTGAATGAGGGAACCAAAGATGGCAAAGTGGTGCTATCGCATCAGGGCCCACTCGCCGAACGCAAAGTCTCCGGACATAGCAGCAGCCCGACCGTCGTCGACTGGAACAAAGACGGCATTCCCGACTTGCTCGTCGGTGCCGAAGATGGCCACCTTTACTACAAACGGAA